The DNA window GATATGCACAAGAAACAACAAAGTGTAAATAGTAGAATATTTTTCTTCATATAAATATTTATTTGACACAAAGTTAAGAATTTTTTGAGTAAGAAGAGAAAAACTAAACTGTAGAATTAATATAAGTATGAAATTATAATTTTTTTAAGAATAAAAGTGATAGTTTACGTATTTTTTTGCTAAAAAAATACGTAACTTTGCATTCGTAATTATAAAATAAAAATATGGGATATCATCAATTAGATCGTTTGGATAAAGAAATTCTTAGACTGATAGCAGATAATGCTAGAATTCCTTTCCTGGAAGTAGCACGCGCATGTAATGTTTCTGGAGCAGCAATTCATCAACGCATACAAAAACTAACCAATTTAGGTATATTGAAAGGATCTGAATATGTGATTGATCCGGAGAAAATTGGCTATGAAACATGTGCATATATTGGACTTTACTTAAAAGATCCATCTAGCTTTGAGGCGGTAAGAAAAGCCTTGGAAGATATACCAGAGGTTGTGGAATGCCATTTTACTACCGGCCAGTATGATATGTTTATTAAGATTTATGCAAAGAATAATCACCATTTACTTAGTGTTATTCATGATAAACTTCAGCCACTTGGCTTAGCGCGCACAGAAACACTGATTTCTTTCCACGAAGCCATCAAACGTCAGATGCCAATCCTGGATGATGAAGATGATGAAGAAGGTATTTAACGCCTTTCATAATTAATAAAAATATACGGGTAGTTGTGCTTCTCATCAATGGAATGAGGTTCTCTGCCCGTTTCTTTCCATTCTTCACTTTTTATTTCAGGGAAAAATGCATCTGCATCTTTAGTTATGTCTTCAACTAATGTCAGATAAATTGCGTCTGCCTTAGGCATTGCCTGTTTATATACACTATCTCCTCCTATAATAAATACTTCTTTCTCATCTTTGCAAGCTGCTATAGCTTCATCTAACGATGAAAACCTTTCTGCTCCGGCAAACTCTGCATTAGGATTTGTAGAAAGAACCAGGTTTCGCCTGTTTGGCAAAGCCCCCTTTGGTAAGGATTCAAAAGTTTTCCTACCCATAATTATGGTATGCCCGGTTGTTAGTTCTTTAAAACGTTTCATATCATTAGGTACTCTGTATATAAGCTGGTTACCCCGGCCAATAGCATTATTAAGTGATGCTGCAACAATAATTGAGACTTTAGTCATACGGTTTTCTTTTATACAGATACTATACCTTTAATATGAGGATGTGGATTATAGTCAGTAAGTTCAAAATCTTCGAATTTGAAACTGAATATATCTTTCACATCCGGATTAATTTTCATTTTAGGAAGCGGGCGAGGTTCTCTTGAAAGTTGAAGCTGCACTTGTTCGAGGTGATTTACATAGATATGTGCATCTCCAAGAGTATGAATGAAATCACCGGCTTTAAGTCCCGTAACCTGTGCCATCATCTGAAGCAATAAAGCATAGGAAGCTATATTAAATGGAACTCCTAAGAATATATCAGCGCTACGTTGATAAAGTTGTAAACTCAATCTTCCGTCGGCTACGTAAAACTGAAATAAAATATGGCAAGGAGGAAGCTTCATGCTATCAATATCTGCAACATTCCAGGCACTAACAAGCATACGGCGAGAGTCTGGATTGTTTTTAATAGTATCAACAATCTCTTTTATCTGGTCAATATGTCCTCCTTTATAATCGGGCCACGAACGCCATTGATAACCATAAATATGTCCCAACTCACCATTCTCGTCGGCCCATTCGTTCCAGATTCTTACACCATTGTCCTGAAGATATTTAATGTTTGTATCTCCTTGCAAAAACCAAAGAAGTTCATGGATTATCGATTTCAGATGAAGCTTTTTGGTTGTTAAACATGGAAAGCCATCGTCCATATTAAAACGCATCTGATGTCCGAATACACTAATAGTTCCGGTTCCCGTACGATCGCTTTTCCGGGTACCTTCTTTCATGACTCTGTCGAGTAAATCCAAATATTGTTTCATTGGTGTTTTTATTTTGAATGCAAACTTAATCAAAAAAGTTCTTTTGGTGAAAGAATTATAGCTGAAATAGATTCAATGAATAAACCTTTTCTTTTGCATGCTCTTATCAGGATGCAATCTTTTTGAACCAGGGAAACCCTTTTTCTGCTATATATACTCCGCTTAGGATAAGTAATGCTCCAGTAATAGCAAATGGTGTGATTGTTTCATTTAAAATTATGGAAGAAGTAATAAGAGTAACCAACGGAACTATATATACGTAATTTGTAGTACGCACTGCCCCTAAATGCTTGATAGACAAATTCCATAGTATGTAACAGAGCATGGAAGCTACTACTCCAAGAAAAATGAAATTCCCTAAAACAGTTGGTTGAAAAAGTATATGAGTATCTGTTGTTAGTGGTGAAATGAGAAAAGTAGGCAATAAAGTTATTATCCCGTAAAAGAATACTTTCCGGGTTATTAGTAAA is part of the uncultured Bacteroides sp. genome and encodes:
- a CDS encoding dihydrofolate reductase; the protein is MTKVSIIVAASLNNAIGRGNQLIYRVPNDMKRFKELTTGHTIIMGRKTFESLPKGALPNRRNLVLSTNPNAEFAGAERFSSLDEAIAACKDEKEVFIIGGDSVYKQAMPKADAIYLTLVEDITKDADAFFPEIKSEEWKETGREPHSIDEKHNYPYIFINYERR
- a CDS encoding thymidylate synthase encodes the protein MKQYLDLLDRVMKEGTRKSDRTGTGTISVFGHQMRFNMDDGFPCLTTKKLHLKSIIHELLWFLQGDTNIKYLQDNGVRIWNEWADENGELGHIYGYQWRSWPDYKGGHIDQIKEIVDTIKNNPDSRRMLVSAWNVADIDSMKLPPCHILFQFYVADGRLSLQLYQRSADIFLGVPFNIASYALLLQMMAQVTGLKAGDFIHTLGDAHIYVNHLEQVQLQLSREPRPLPKMKINPDVKDIFSFKFEDFELTDYNPHPHIKGIVSV
- a CDS encoding Lrp/AsnC ligand binding domain-containing protein → MGYHQLDRLDKEILRLIADNARIPFLEVARACNVSGAAIHQRIQKLTNLGILKGSEYVIDPEKIGYETCAYIGLYLKDPSSFEAVRKALEDIPEVVECHFTTGQYDMFIKIYAKNNHHLLSVIHDKLQPLGLARTETLISFHEAIKRQMPILDDEDDEEGI